The DNA segment TAGATTTCACCATTAAAATAAACCTAGTTTCCATAACTAATTCAACAGGTATACCAACTCCTAAACTCAGCCTCTTACTGCAATTAGCAGCTTTAAGCTTCCATGGCCTGTTCTAGTCTTAGAAACAGCTGGGGAgtggccttttaaaaattaaggatacCAAAAACCTTTCAATTCTCCCAAATGGAGATTCCCACTTCCTAATCCGCACGCTTTCGAGAAGCTAAAAGCTACATTTTTCTAGTGCTTCTAATTCTGCCTTCTTCCAAACACCTGAAAGGTTAGGGGCAAAAATCTTTACGTCAACAGTGACACTGTGGTGTGGGGGGTCTTAGGAATCAGACTTCCTGGATTTTAATACCAATCCATCCCTGTTCTTTGAAAAATTCCCACCAGTAAATGATAGTATTAGattcagtcaacagagataacagcacttaaaacagtgcctggctatTACCATCAGATGCTATATAGATGTTATTCACCGTTTCCCAGTATTTATGTAGTCTGGCCCCTACAGAACTAAGAATATATCTAAGTGTCTTGAGACTCCTGTATTAACAAAGCTCATTTTCTACACATGTAAGACGGGCTCGAAAGCTCACATATAGAagtcttaaagttaatgtggatATAGGATCTTAGGCATTTTGCACTATTGTTTTCTCTTAAACATGTACTATCCCATACATATCTCAAGACAAAAAGTAGCATGTCAAAGGCCCTTAAGCATTCATGTTATCTGACCACCAAAACTGCATCACAACTGGACaaagtggttcacacctataatcccagcactttgggaggccaaattaggaaaatcacttgagtccaattcaagaccagcatgggcaacatagcaagaccccgtctctagaaaaataaaaaatcagccacacgcagtggtgcacacctgtagtcctaactactcaggaggcagaggcgggacaattgtctgagcccaggaggttaaggctgcagtgagcagtgaccacaccactgcattccagcctagacaacagaacaagatcctgcctcaaaaaaaacaaaaacaaggccaggcacggtgggtcatgcctgtaatcccagcaatttcggaggccaggcagatggatcacctgaggttaggagttcaaaaccagcctggccaacatggtgaaccctcgtctctactaaaaataaaaattagctgcgcgtggtggcgcatgcctgtaatctctgctacctgggaggctgaggcaggagaatcgcttgaacctgggaggcacaggttgcagtgagccaagatcacgccactgcactccagcctgggcaaccagagcaaaactccatctcaaaaatagaacaaaaagccgggcgcggtggctcacgcttgtaatcccagcactttgggaggccgaggcgggcggatcacgaggtcaggagcgagaccacggtgaaaccccgtctctactaaaaatacaaaaaattagccgggcgtggtggcgggcgcctgtagtcccagctactcggagaggctgaggcaggagaatggcgtgaacccaggaggcggagcttgcagtgagccgagactgcgccactgcactccagcctgggtgacagagtgagactccgtctccaaaaaaaaaaaaaaaagaacaaaaaaacctgtCATAATCTTTAAGGCAGGCAAGAAACACTGCTTCCCACACTATCCTCCTCTTGGCTCTGAAAGCTTAAGTAACCTGATGCCAATAAAGTCAGAAGATAAAGGAAAAACATGGGGGGATAGATGGGGGGCCACAgacacaaagaaaactcaacaatTGTGATTTTAGCATTCACTTACTTCTGTTATCTTTTGACTAGCCTGGAGACgtcaaaaacattatttttaaaaggagaccGTAACCAACTCCAGGATTCTGGATGTGTTCTGTGTTTTAAATCTACTGTATAAGGACGAGAAGTAATCAGCATAGGACGTCTTCAGACAAACAGACAAAAAgtagttttataatattttattatcaatAACAAACAGCTGCTTTAATGTGTCTGTCCTGCAGCTGTTAAAGAGTGGAGGACACCCTTGACCCTAACAAGGAAAACAAATTAAGCCTTTATGTACAAGCAAATTTAGAGCTCTTTTAAGTGTCCAAAGCTATTAATTAGTTTAATTGAGGCATTAAACTAATTCTGAATTAACGTATTTTTATAACCAGGAACTAAAatgttcaaattttttttctagtacaaaaaaattaaatttgctttAGTTATAAAAGAGCTCTGTCAATATACACAAACTATATACTTCAGACATTCACAAAAATGTGAGCAGAAGGCTTATCAAAAGACATTTAATACAATTAGTTTTCAACAACCCTTTGGTGGTCCACATCTACAAAGATATCCAGCCCAACCCAATCCCCCCTTCCAAACCCCACCCCCACAGAAAAGCACATACTTACCAGAATTTTTAGCAAGTATGGTTTgggaatttttgtggtttttgttttttaaaaaaaggccccCAGGGCAAGTTATTTACAGTTTAATTGCCACTGTCAACTGATCTGGACCTTGATCGGGACCGGGACCTCTGGCGATCCACAGATGCTGGAGACTTAGATCTACTTGAAGAACCACGTTTCTGGCTCTTCTCAGGCACGGGAGACCTACTAACAGAACGGGACTTGCTCCGGCTCCGGCTCCGGCTCCTGCTTCTTGACCGGCTGTAAGATTTGCGACTACGGGAACGGGATCGGCTACGAGACCTAGAGGAACTTCTGGTCCGGGATCGAGACCTGCTTCTTGACCTACTacgaaaaatgaaaagaaatcagcCTAGATAAGACTCTACAACAAACCCATTAAATACAacttttgactttaaaaaattagagataCCTGTGCCTTTTGCTTccttcaattaattttatttttctcccatttatttcttttccagaaagtttttcAATAGCATTCTTTAAGTCACCATAAGAGGCAAACTCAACCAccctaaaatggaaaaaagccACTTTTAAAGTATACACATCCTGTAGTCTCACACATTGCACACAGCAGTCTAGGTAAGTCGTTTCTATGTTCACTTTTGCTATTGCTACTATTGAGTCTTATTTCTGGATAACACATCATTAAAAGAGCAAGGTTTTGGCACTGTTATACCTTGAGTCAATTAATTGTTGGGGGGGTTCCCTATGCACCATGGGATGCTTAGCAGGATGCCTAGTCCCTACTGACTACATGCCAACAGCATCCTCTCTCaaccagttgtgacaaccaaacatGTCTCCAAACACTGCCAAAGGTGTGGGGGGAGGCAGGAAGCAGCAAAATTGTCCCTGGAGAATCTCTGCATTCTAACATATTCAAATTTTAAGTCCTCAAAACTAAGTTCACAGTAAAATTTTCAggatatttttaaagactttcagTTTCCAGTACATACCCTTCATTTAATTTAGGTCGGTGTGCATCCGCAAACGTTACTTCCCCAGCTTGTCTCATGAAATCTTTGAGATCCTTAACACAAGATAATTGTGTTAAGCAAAGAAGAGGAAAGGGGACACACAAACAATCACATGATATAAAAAAAACAAGACTACTGAAAGAGAAGATGTTAGATAAAGTACAAACATGGCATTTACCACACTTGTATTCTATCAGAATTCAAAAATTATCTATGCCAGGGCACGGAATAAGCAAATAGCATATTGCTTTTAagcaaaatgctaaaagaaattcAGATTTTAACATTAAGGTAGTATTAGTCTATGCTGAGCtcagtacaaaagaaaaaaaacaaacaaaaaaacaacaaaaaaggaaacagtacatatttttaaagtaaagactAAAGTAgagaagttttatttaaaaaaacagaacatttacAAGACACCAGTTATTTTGTGCCCCATATGTCATTAAAAAAGTTTACtttacctttattattatttccctAGGCTAGTCAAGCAGCAAACCATTAATCGGTCGGAGAAACCTTCATGACATATGCCCGACTGGCTCTTCGCCACCCACTTGAAGGACACTACCCAATCGATGGAAGCCTTTAATCGCACAGCCCTCCCTATTAGCAGACTATTGGCGGATGCAGACATGTTCTACTCGAGCAGTTACCAAGGACCACTTTACTGCGATCAGGATTCCAACGACCACCTAATTTCGTATCTTTCAACTCTTTTCGACCGGACCTCTTATTCGGAAGCGTTACAGGAAGACAGGTCTCAACTTAGGGATCAGATCACGTTATCAACGCTCTGGGATCGCTGCAACCTGGCACTTCAAGGAAGTGCACCGATAACGTCTAGACCGGCAAACACAGATCTAGAGGTGGCCAACTGATCACTGTAGGAGCTGACTGGCAAAGTCAACCAGGCCCAACCAAGAGTGACCAAGACAACGATTAGGATAACCCACAGGCACTCCTCGTCATAAGGCCAACGACACAGACAGGCTGGCAAATAAAGGGTTTAATATTTggttaaaaattgattttaaaaaacaagaaaaatatcctCAAAACATTTACATTTGATGACTAATATTAAAGTTCAAAATATCCCCCaaattacatttaattaaatgtttaaaattacaatTCCATTAAATCCATTAATTTAAGATAAAACTACTTttaataaaacagtaaaacatTAACTACccattaactttttta comes from the Symphalangus syndactylus isolate Jambi chromosome 8, NHGRI_mSymSyn1-v2.1_pri, whole genome shotgun sequence genome and includes:
- the SRSF5 gene encoding serine/arginine-rich splicing factor 5 isoform X2, with product MSGCRVFIGRLNPAAREKDVERFFKGYGRIRDIDLKRGFGFVEFEDPRDADDAVYELDGKELCSERVTIEHARARSRGGRGRGRYSDRFSSRRPRNDRRNAPPVRTENRLIVENLSSRVSWQDLKDFMRQAGEVTFADAHRPKLNEGVVEFASYGDLKNAIEKLSGKEINGRKIKLIEGSKRHRSRSRSRSRTRSSSRSRSRSRSRSRKSYSRSRSRSRSRSRSKSRSVSRSPVPEKSQKRGSSSRSKSPASVDRQRSRSRSRSRSVDSGN
- the SRSF5 gene encoding serine/arginine-rich splicing factor 5 isoform X1; translated protein: MSGCRVFIGRLNPAAREKDVERFFKGYGRIRDIDLKRGFGFVEFEDPRDADDAVYELDGKELCSERVTIEHARARSRGGRGRGRYSDRFSSRRPRNDRRNAPPVRTENRLIVENLSSRVSWQDLKDFMRQAGEVTFADAHRPKLNEGVVEFASYGDLKNAIEKLSGKEINGRKIKLIEGSKRHSRSRSRSRSRTRSSSRSRSRSRSRSRKSYSRSRSRSRSRSRSKSRSVSRSPVPEKSQKRGSSSRSKSPASVDRQRSRSRSRSRSVDSGN